Proteins from one Monodelphis domestica isolate mMonDom1 chromosome 6, mMonDom1.pri, whole genome shotgun sequence genomic window:
- the NIPAL1 gene encoding magnesium transporter NIPA3 isoform X1, whose product MVLQVWAGGVAGPGPAGGEGGTRERAWELSDYGAGERCSSVRECWVCSREPGPGTMGERVLVPSPLGEPCLPGSVLSLVCSNSYQAWCQITNVSQLKTSFATHENQNSSGTNLSISSSAENQYSLFLGLVLAISSSVFIGSSFILKKKGLLELAKKGITRAGQGGHSYLKEWLWWAGLLSMGIGEAANFAAYAFAPATLVTPLGALSVLISAILSAHFLNERLNIHGKIGCMLSILGSTVMVIHSPKEEEVTSLHDLEIKLRDPAFISFAVIVLVVCLVLIVAVAPKKGQTNILIYISICSVIGVFSVSSVKGLGIAIKELSEQKPVYKNPLVFILLATLILSVSTQINYLNKALDTFNASLVTPIYYVFFTSMVVMCSAILFKEWYSMNAADVIGTLSGFFTIVNGIFLLHAFKNTDITWSQLTSTSKKAQLSPYTSEDRHVLLENIECDDDFTLFNRMDNQGH is encoded by the exons ATGGTCCTGCAGGTGTGGGCCGGTGGAGTTGCCGGTCCGGGAccggctgggggggaggggggaacgaGGGAACGGGCTTGGGAGTTGTCTGACTATGGGGCAGGGGAGAGGTGTAGTTCGGTGAGGGAGTGCTGGGTCTGCTCCAGGGAACCCGGTCCTGGGACCATGGGGGAGCGGGTGCTGGTGCCGTCGCCTCTCGGAGAACCCTGCCTACCAG GCTCTGTGCTCTCTTTAGTATGTTCCAACTCCTACCAGGCATGGTGCCAGATCACCAATGTGTCCCAACTAAAGACTTCTTTTGCCACTCATGAAAACCAGAATTCCAGTGGAACGAACCTGAGCATTTCTTCATCTGCAGAGAACCAATACAGCCTTTTTCTAGGCTTAGTCCTGGCCATTAGTTCCAGTGTTTTCATAGGCTCCAGCTTCATACTGAAAAAGAAGGGACTCTTAGAACTAGCCAAAAAGGGAATAACCAGAGCTG GGCAAGGTGGACATTCTTACCTGAAGGAATGGCTCTGGTGGGCAGGATTACTCTCAA TGGGAATAGGAGAGGCTGCAAATTTTGCTGCATATGCTTTTGCACCTGCCACATTGGTTACCCCTTTGGGGGCACTGAGTGTTCTTATAAG CGCAATATTGTCagcccattttttaaatgagagactGAACATTCATGGGAAGATAGGCTGCATGTTAAGTATCTTGGGGTCAACCGTGATGGTTATCCATTCCCCCAAAGAAGAGGAAGTCACATCTCTACATGATCTGGAAATAAAACTAAGAGATCCAG CATTTATTTCCTTTGCTGTGATCGTTCTTGTGGTCTGTTTGGTGCTGATTGTGGCCGTTGCTCCAAAGAAAGGTCAGACTAATATATTAATCTACATTTCAATTTGTTCAGTAATTGGAGTATTTTCAGTTTCCTCCGTCAAAGGCTTAGGAATCGCCATCAAGGAGCTATCAGAACAGAAGCCAGTTTACAAGAATCCCCTTGTCTTTATTTTGTTGGCGACATTAATACTCTCAGTCAGCACTCAAATCAACTATCTCAACAAAGCACTGGATACATTCAATGCGTCTCTAGTGACTcctatttattatgtatttttcaCATCAATGGTCGTCATGTGCTCTGCCATCTTATTCAAAGAGTGGTATAGTATGAACGCTGCTGATGTCATCGGGACCCTGAGTGGATTCTTCACCATTGTTAATGGTATCTTCCTTCttcatgcttttaaaaacacTGATATTACCTGGAGTCAACTGACGTCGACTTCTAAAAAAGCCCAGCTATCTCCATATACCAGCGAAGACAGACATGTTTTATTAGAGAACATAGAATGCGATGATGATTTCACTTTATTTAATCGGATGGACAATCAGGGACACTGA
- the NIPAL1 gene encoding magnesium transporter NIPA3 isoform X2: MVLQVWAGGVAGPGPAGGEGGTRERAWELSDYGAGERCSSVRECWVCSREPGPGTMGERVLVPSPLGEPCLPGSVLSLVCSNSYQAWCQITNVSQLKTSFATHENQNSSGTNLSISSSAENQYSLFLGLVLAISSSVFIGSSFILKKKGLLELAKKGITRAVGIGEAANFAAYAFAPATLVTPLGALSVLISAILSAHFLNERLNIHGKIGCMLSILGSTVMVIHSPKEEEVTSLHDLEIKLRDPAFISFAVIVLVVCLVLIVAVAPKKGQTNILIYISICSVIGVFSVSSVKGLGIAIKELSEQKPVYKNPLVFILLATLILSVSTQINYLNKALDTFNASLVTPIYYVFFTSMVVMCSAILFKEWYSMNAADVIGTLSGFFTIVNGIFLLHAFKNTDITWSQLTSTSKKAQLSPYTSEDRHVLLENIECDDDFTLFNRMDNQGH; the protein is encoded by the exons ATGGTCCTGCAGGTGTGGGCCGGTGGAGTTGCCGGTCCGGGAccggctgggggggaggggggaacgaGGGAACGGGCTTGGGAGTTGTCTGACTATGGGGCAGGGGAGAGGTGTAGTTCGGTGAGGGAGTGCTGGGTCTGCTCCAGGGAACCCGGTCCTGGGACCATGGGGGAGCGGGTGCTGGTGCCGTCGCCTCTCGGAGAACCCTGCCTACCAG GCTCTGTGCTCTCTTTAGTATGTTCCAACTCCTACCAGGCATGGTGCCAGATCACCAATGTGTCCCAACTAAAGACTTCTTTTGCCACTCATGAAAACCAGAATTCCAGTGGAACGAACCTGAGCATTTCTTCATCTGCAGAGAACCAATACAGCCTTTTTCTAGGCTTAGTCCTGGCCATTAGTTCCAGTGTTTTCATAGGCTCCAGCTTCATACTGAAAAAGAAGGGACTCTTAGAACTAGCCAAAAAGGGAATAACCAGAGCTG TGGGAATAGGAGAGGCTGCAAATTTTGCTGCATATGCTTTTGCACCTGCCACATTGGTTACCCCTTTGGGGGCACTGAGTGTTCTTATAAG CGCAATATTGTCagcccattttttaaatgagagactGAACATTCATGGGAAGATAGGCTGCATGTTAAGTATCTTGGGGTCAACCGTGATGGTTATCCATTCCCCCAAAGAAGAGGAAGTCACATCTCTACATGATCTGGAAATAAAACTAAGAGATCCAG CATTTATTTCCTTTGCTGTGATCGTTCTTGTGGTCTGTTTGGTGCTGATTGTGGCCGTTGCTCCAAAGAAAGGTCAGACTAATATATTAATCTACATTTCAATTTGTTCAGTAATTGGAGTATTTTCAGTTTCCTCCGTCAAAGGCTTAGGAATCGCCATCAAGGAGCTATCAGAACAGAAGCCAGTTTACAAGAATCCCCTTGTCTTTATTTTGTTGGCGACATTAATACTCTCAGTCAGCACTCAAATCAACTATCTCAACAAAGCACTGGATACATTCAATGCGTCTCTAGTGACTcctatttattatgtatttttcaCATCAATGGTCGTCATGTGCTCTGCCATCTTATTCAAAGAGTGGTATAGTATGAACGCTGCTGATGTCATCGGGACCCTGAGTGGATTCTTCACCATTGTTAATGGTATCTTCCTTCttcatgcttttaaaaacacTGATATTACCTGGAGTCAACTGACGTCGACTTCTAAAAAAGCCCAGCTATCTCCATATACCAGCGAAGACAGACATGTTTTATTAGAGAACATAGAATGCGATGATGATTTCACTTTATTTAATCGGATGGACAATCAGGGACACTGA